The following is a genomic window from Opitutus sp. GAS368.
CGTGTGCTGGCGGATGCGGGCGACCGCCTCGGGGATGTTGGCGGCGACCTGGTCGCGCACGCCGGTCACGCCCTCGCGGGACACGTAATAGATGAAGCCGGTCGCGGCGGCGCCGATGCGGGGCAGCCGGCTGGCGGGCGTGGTCGGCGCCACGATGAAGACGGTCTTCAGGTCGTGCTTGGCGCAGGCGGCCAGCACCTCGTCGGCCTCCTCGGGCGGCAGGTCGAGGGTAAGCAAGCCGTCCACCCCGGCCTCCTTGGCGGCGCGCACGTAGTTTTCCACGCCGTTCGAGAAAACCAGGTTGTAGTAGGTGTAGAAGACGATCGGGACCTGGCTTTTCTCGCGGAGGCGTCTCACCAGCTCGAGCCCGCGCGCGGCCGTCATGCCGGCGTCGAGCGCCCGCTGCGCGGCGAGCTGGTTGGTGAGACCGTCGGCCAGCGGGTCGGAGAACGGCACGCCCAGCTCCAGCACGTCGGCGCCGGCATCCAGCACGGCCCGGCAGGCGGCCAGCGAGGTATCGAAGTCGGGATCGCCGGCACAGAGGTAGGCCACGAAAGCGGCGCGCTTTTCGCGGCGGGTGCGGGCAAAGGCCTGGGCGATGCGGTCCATGGAGAAACCGAGAGTCCGAAGACCGGCGGCGCGGGTCGAGCGAAAATTGGCGGATCGAGGATCAGTCCGCCAAGTATATCCGCCCGCCCTGTAGCGGCGGTCCAGTCCTAATCGAGGTCGAACTCCACCAGCACAGGCCGGTGGTCCGACAGGTAGCAGCGCACCACCTCGGCGTGCACGACCCGGCATTCCTGCGGGACGAAGACAAAATCGAGCGACAGGGCGGGCAGCGCCGCCGGGAAGGTGCGGCCGGTCTTGGGCAGCAGCGTGTAGTTGTTGGACTGCTCGCAAAAGCCCAGCAACATCGCCGTGGCATCGGGCTGGTGCGCGGGGTTGTTGAAGTCACCGCACAGGATCGGCGGCGCCACCCAATGGGCGCCGCGCGCGGCCGCGCGCTCCGTCATGAACTTCATGAGCAGGGCGGCCTGCCCCAGGCGCTGCTTCCGCGAGGCATGGTGGAGATGCAGGTTGATGAGGGGCAGCCTACGGCCGGCGGCCACCTCGGTCTCGATGAAGAGAAAGCCCTTGTCGCCCAGCGCGCGCCGGCCGAACGTCGTGGCCTCGGCGTGCATGATCGGCCAGCGCGAGAGCACGCCGTTGCCATAGTTGAGCGGATAGCGCCCGCCGCGCTCGTTGGTCAGCCCGATGGCCGTGAACGGCAGGCCGCAGTGCTCGCTCAGGAAGGTCAGGTGGTTGTAGCTCCCGTTCCAGCGGGAGTTCTCGTCGATCTCCTGCACGGCGACGAGGTCGGCCCTCACCTTCTTGATGAGGGTGGCGATCTTCAGGAGATTGCTCCTGATCTTGACCGCCGAGCGCAGGCTCTGGTGCACCGGCAGGGTGCCCCGGGCATGCGCCACGTTGAAGGTCAGTAAACGCATCCGGGGCATGGCCTTTAGCAAGGGGCGCCGGGTGGCCCCCGCAATGGCAAATGCACCGGAGAAATAGTTGACAGGAACCGGCCGGCTATGGATGTTCGCGCTCCCAATTTTACGGCGGTCATAGCTCAGCTGGTTAGAGCACAAGATTGTGATTCTTGGGGTCGCGGGTTCGAATCCCGTTGACCGCCCCAATTTCAAGCCAAAGCGGATCGGAAAAGTGACCGAAATGTAACCGTCCGCCCCTTGTCGTAAACCCCTGGCAAACTACCCTGCGGGGGCATGTCACCAGAAACTCTCCCCGTTCCGGAGTTGGACCGGGTTCAACCCCCGGCCGGCGTTCCCGACGAGGATCCTTCTCCGGCAAGCAAACTCAGCGAGCTGGTGCACCACCGGGATTGGGTTGATGCGCAAACCCCGCTCGCCGATGTCCAAAAGCTGTTTCAGGACCATCCCGGTGACTTCCGGGCCATCGTCGACCGGGGTGGTGTCGTCGGGCTTTGCTCGCGGGCGACGGTCGGTTTCATGCTGGGTTCACGTTACGGCTTCTCCCTCTACGGCAACAGCCCGGTCATGACGGCCCGGGCACCGCGCCCCCTGATTTACCGCCGGGATGCCTCCCTGCCCCGGGTGCTGGACGAGGCGCTTTCCCGACAAGGCTCGGAGTTTTTCGAGGACATCGTGCTGGTGGATGAACACGAGCGGCTCGTCGGCCTCGTGCCGGTGCCCAGCCTGGCGCGGCTGCAACTCAAGCTCTTCGGCGAGCAGCTGGCGCGCGTCACTTCGCAAGACGGGGAGTTGCGCGAGCAGAACCTTGCCTTGTTTCAGATCAACAACCAGCTCCGACAGTCGCAGGGTCGCTACAAGGCCCTCTTTGAGAACAATGCCTTGGGTGTGGCGCTGCTGGATCCGGACGGCGTCATTGTCGCGCACAACCGCCGCTTCGAGCAGCTGCTACAGCTGCAGGAGCGACCTCAGGCTTCGTTCCAGCTGGCAAGCTGGATGACGTCCTCCGCCCAGCAGTCATTCCGCCGGCTGCTCGCCGCCCACGAACGCGCCGCCCCGGACACCGAGCCTTCGGTCACCGAGGTCGTCTTTGAACTGCCCCGGGGCGCGCGCCGGTTCGAACTGCATTCCAGCTGGGTGGTCGAAACCGGGCAGATTTGCGTATTCTTCGAGGATGTCACCGAACAGCATCTGCTGAAACAGCGCATCGCCCGGCAGGAAAAACAGAACATGCTCGACACGCTCGTGGCCGGGGTGGCCCACGAACTGAACAACAAGCTGACCCCCGTGTTGGGCTTCGCCGACCTGCTGCAGTTGGTGGCCCCGGAGCCGATGCGG
Proteins encoded in this region:
- the trpA gene encoding tryptophan synthase subunit alpha yields the protein MDRIAQAFARTRREKRAAFVAYLCAGDPDFDTSLAACRAVLDAGADVLELGVPFSDPLADGLTNQLAAQRALDAGMTAARGLELVRRLREKSQVPIVFYTYYNLVFSNGVENYVRAAKEAGVDGLLTLDLPPEEADEVLAACAKHDLKTVFIVAPTTPASRLPRIGAAATGFIYYVSREGVTGVRDQVAANIPEAVARIRQHTALPVAVGFGISTRDQVKQVAKVADGVVVGSALVNVIKENLDNRAGLPARLRITAADLVAGAA
- a CDS encoding endonuclease/exonuclease/phosphatase family protein gives rise to the protein MRLLTFNVAHARGTLPVHQSLRSAVKIRSNLLKIATLIKKVRADLVAVQEIDENSRWNGSYNHLTFLSEHCGLPFTAIGLTNERGGRYPLNYGNGVLSRWPIMHAEATTFGRRALGDKGFLFIETEVAAGRRLPLINLHLHHASRKQRLGQAALLMKFMTERAAARGAHWVAPPILCGDFNNPAHQPDATAMLLGFCEQSNNYTLLPKTGRTFPAALPALSLDFVFVPQECRVVHAEVVRCYLSDHRPVLVEFDLD
- a CDS encoding ATP-binding protein, with protein sequence MDRVQPPAGVPDEDPSPASKLSELVHHRDWVDAQTPLADVQKLFQDHPGDFRAIVDRGGVVGLCSRATVGFMLGSRYGFSLYGNSPVMTARAPRPLIYRRDASLPRVLDEALSRQGSEFFEDIVLVDEHERLVGLVPVPSLARLQLKLFGEQLARVTSQDGELREQNLALFQINNQLRQSQGRYKALFENNALGVALLDPDGVIVAHNRRFEQLLQLQERPQASFQLASWMTSSAQQSFRRLLAAHERAAPDTEPSVTEVVFELPRGARRFELHSSWVVETGQICVFFEDVTEQHLLKQRIARQEKQNMLDTLVAGVAHELNNKLTPVLGFADLLQLVAPEPMRAHTLCIRQSAAEAAQIIRQLLNLSRPAGGQANPVELGGLCREALQMLRFQLMETRCEQHLHLPVEPVWVRGDPVQLKQVLINLVLNAMHAMEGVPQPQITLTLQSDGASVVLSVRDVGSGISPENLSRIFDPFFTTKGPRGTGLGLSVSLGIVQQHGGEITAESTPGEGSTFSIHLPVGQPPSALLTTAAEPAEPVAHPGPSRRRALVVDDEEFVRQYMQEALRVCFNCSVEGVPDGLEAVEKLRRGHYDLILSDIRMPRMDGFQLRAWLAENRPDLSGRLVFVTGHAGAVDLDQNLGGLPLPVIRKPFTLDTIAAICRPILESSSESFAPIA